One genomic window of Psychrobacter cibarius includes the following:
- a CDS encoding AAA family ATPase: MRLIELRLKNLNSLKGEWHIDFSDPAFLNEGIFAITGQTGAGKTTILDAICLALYSQTPRLGDITGSTNEIMTQGTGECSAEVIIEIDSKRYQCYWYQHRAHKKAKGNLLPIKHEISEVQTGKILEEKKSKTSAYIQNLIGMDFNQFTRSIMLAQGSFAAFLKSDIGDRAAILEKITGTAIYAKISLNVHEKKRSEEYVLGKLQAGVNSLSLLNIEDEKLLVADLESFNQQQSAQRQTFKTLSEQLQWLDSVQQLQQNLSTYQVEFATAQQTQQAFIPEAQRLNIANKALEIDSHFRELSYSRNLVKQLEVEQQGLLNKIPTQQEVLAQASIHLNNINTIEKQATDSLHATLPIIKKTRELDTEIKQHSYSLASDNQRKEVLVSNTQQLGQDIADYKQTEQKTQTQLSSVEKYFRDYQELKDLDKDMVTFDNSCRQLMALLEDNANLTADKLAYSNQARMLQTDFDKLYKQQAADELLIKQKREKLVSVQQQQATLIQNQPIANMRSEQEQIDQISTQIVQANIKLEQLSERTSQIQHINATLPTLNQELKTLEGLIDSHKINIEEAKLKRQDKQEHLHLLQKVAKLEDYIVELEDGSPCPLCGAHEHPYSKHHPLLDPSTKNNNTDAHDDQNQSSTIKQTKAQLTQQHIAELETIIDNLEQTLSKHHIDHATKKEAINNQQQQLIPLQHQSQTLTDDIQYYLSSLFDAKNPYSESIAAIIQLLAHLKIDADVERSLTLLSSIKCNLLEQKHALKLILTQYDDLSDSISALSKALENKEKQQQALISEISYLTTDLKLTAQKIESIDEKTAANFSELSPLMATIAALVSKYPVDKYKNYVSIELAGTEVQAAIEKLFHDINEQKVLDSVDDYDRYIEKLRAQSRVLKQLKQHYNEQSSSQQQLLNSLSGLTAQIDTKQSQLTHDETALKELETLIDNKIEDIEQLKKARKALFADKDTDHEENQLRSAADEAKAEQIIAQRQLDSIQQSLEQLKSREQQLAKEQQSATTTVNTQDSIFTNLLAESKFIDEADFLSARLPKEEREALHIRKLAIDNALQQAKLQLNNTQHALEQKLATPMTDEDRETLASKHHQIQTDIDELSQKIGAIDQKLKDNDSQKGQQEIQLIAIDEQKQKLQVWQQLHTLIGSADGKKYRTFAQGLTFEVMISHANTQLQKMSDRYLLIHDDSNPLELNVIDNYQGGDIRSTKNLSGGEGFIISLALALGLSQMASHNIRVDSLFLDEGFGTLDEESLDIALDTLTSLQQEGKLIGIISHVQALKDRILTQIKVEKISGGFSQISGQGCRRVVNITNEKAS; the protein is encoded by the coding sequence ATGCGCCTAATCGAACTACGACTTAAAAACTTAAATTCTTTAAAAGGCGAATGGCACATTGACTTTAGTGATCCCGCTTTTCTTAATGAAGGCATCTTTGCCATCACTGGGCAAACGGGGGCTGGCAAGACGACCATATTGGATGCGATTTGCTTAGCACTCTATAGCCAGACGCCAAGACTGGGCGATATCACTGGTTCAACGAACGAGATCATGACTCAAGGTACGGGTGAATGCTCAGCAGAAGTCATTATAGAGATTGATTCCAAGCGTTATCAATGCTATTGGTATCAACATCGTGCCCACAAAAAAGCCAAGGGCAATTTATTACCAATTAAGCATGAGATTAGTGAGGTGCAGACCGGCAAGATTTTAGAAGAGAAGAAGTCCAAAACTTCTGCCTATATACAAAACCTCATTGGCATGGATTTTAATCAATTTACGCGCTCCATCATGCTCGCACAGGGCAGTTTTGCCGCGTTTTTAAAGTCTGATATCGGCGATAGAGCCGCGATTTTAGAGAAAATAACGGGCACTGCTATTTATGCCAAAATATCATTAAACGTTCATGAAAAAAAACGCTCTGAGGAATACGTGCTTGGTAAGCTGCAAGCGGGCGTGAATAGCTTGTCATTATTAAATATTGAAGACGAAAAGCTACTGGTAGCAGATTTAGAGAGCTTTAACCAACAGCAGAGCGCACAGCGCCAAACATTCAAAACCCTGAGTGAACAGTTACAATGGCTGGATAGCGTTCAGCAGCTACAGCAAAATCTCTCGACCTATCAGGTCGAGTTTGCAACAGCGCAGCAAACGCAGCAAGCCTTTATCCCAGAAGCACAGCGCTTAAACATTGCTAATAAAGCTCTAGAGATTGACAGTCACTTCCGAGAGCTGAGCTACAGCCGAAATTTGGTCAAGCAGTTAGAGGTTGAGCAGCAAGGTTTACTTAATAAGATTCCAACTCAGCAAGAAGTACTGGCACAAGCTTCAATCCATCTAAATAATATCAATACCATTGAAAAGCAAGCCACAGATAGCCTACATGCTACTTTGCCTATTATTAAAAAGACGCGTGAGTTGGATACTGAGATAAAACAGCACTCTTATTCTTTAGCTAGCGATAATCAGCGTAAAGAGGTATTAGTTAGTAACACTCAACAATTAGGTCAAGATATAGCTGACTACAAACAAACAGAGCAAAAGACTCAGACTCAGCTTAGCAGTGTAGAAAAGTACTTTCGCGATTACCAAGAGCTAAAAGACCTCGATAAAGATATGGTGACCTTCGATAACAGCTGTCGCCAATTAATGGCGCTGTTGGAAGATAATGCCAATCTAACAGCGGATAAACTTGCTTATAGTAATCAAGCCCGCATGCTACAGACTGATTTTGATAAGTTATATAAGCAACAAGCCGCAGATGAATTGTTAATTAAGCAAAAACGCGAGAAATTGGTCAGCGTACAACAGCAGCAAGCCACCCTCATTCAAAACCAGCCCATTGCTAATATGCGTAGCGAGCAAGAGCAAATCGATCAAATAAGCACCCAGATTGTGCAAGCCAATATTAAGCTAGAGCAGCTGTCTGAGCGTACCAGCCAAATTCAACACATCAATGCAACGTTACCCACACTGAATCAAGAGCTTAAGACTTTAGAAGGTTTGATTGACAGTCACAAGATAAATATTGAAGAGGCTAAGCTCAAGAGGCAAGATAAACAAGAGCATCTACATCTACTACAAAAGGTCGCTAAGCTTGAAGATTATATAGTAGAGCTAGAGGATGGGTCGCCCTGCCCGCTTTGCGGTGCACATGAGCATCCTTATAGCAAACATCATCCATTATTAGACCCTAGTACCAAGAATAATAATACCGACGCCCATGACGATCAAAACCAGTCGTCCACAATAAAACAGACTAAGGCGCAATTAACTCAGCAGCACATAGCTGAATTAGAAACTATTATTGATAATCTTGAGCAGACTTTATCTAAACATCATATTGACCATGCCACCAAAAAAGAAGCCATTAATAACCAACAGCAGCAGCTGATACCCTTACAGCATCAATCTCAAACGTTAACCGATGATATTCAATACTATCTTTCCTCACTGTTTGACGCTAAAAACCCTTATTCTGAATCGATTGCGGCGATTATCCAGCTGCTTGCCCATTTAAAAATTGATGCTGATGTTGAGCGCTCTTTAACCCTATTAAGTAGCATTAAATGCAATCTACTTGAACAAAAACACGCTCTTAAACTAATACTCACCCAATATGACGACCTTAGCGACAGTATATCAGCGCTCAGTAAGGCCCTAGAGAACAAGGAAAAACAGCAGCAAGCGCTTATTAGTGAGATAAGCTATCTGACAACTGACCTAAAGCTGACTGCTCAAAAAATAGAGAGCATCGATGAGAAAACCGCTGCTAACTTCTCCGAACTGTCACCCTTGATGGCGACCATTGCAGCTCTGGTAAGTAAGTACCCAGTCGATAAATACAAAAATTATGTCAGTATCGAGCTGGCAGGCACAGAGGTTCAAGCCGCAATTGAAAAACTGTTTCATGATATCAACGAGCAAAAAGTGCTTGATAGTGTCGATGATTATGACCGTTATATTGAAAAATTGCGTGCCCAAAGTCGTGTCTTAAAGCAGTTGAAGCAACACTACAATGAGCAAAGCAGCAGCCAACAACAACTATTGAATAGCTTAAGTGGTTTAACTGCGCAGATTGATACCAAACAATCGCAGCTTACCCATGATGAGACCGCACTCAAAGAATTAGAGACATTAATTGATAATAAAATAGAGGATATCGAACAATTAAAGAAAGCTAGAAAAGCGCTATTCGCAGATAAAGATACAGACCATGAAGAAAATCAGTTACGCAGTGCTGCTGATGAGGCTAAAGCCGAACAAATCATAGCGCAAAGACAGCTAGATTCTATACAGCAGTCTTTAGAGCAATTAAAGAGCAGAGAGCAACAGCTAGCCAAAGAGCAACAGTCGGCGACTACTACCGTAAATACACAGGACAGTATTTTTACTAACTTACTCGCAGAGTCAAAGTTCATCGATGAGGCGGATTTTTTGAGTGCGCGTCTGCCTAAAGAAGAGCGTGAGGCATTACATATACGTAAACTAGCGATTGATAATGCCCTACAACAAGCTAAGTTGCAGTTAAATAATACCCAGCATGCGTTAGAGCAAAAACTTGCTACCCCTATGACAGATGAAGACCGAGAAACACTTGCTAGCAAGCATCATCAAATACAGACGGATATCGATGAGTTAAGTCAAAAAATCGGTGCGATTGACCAAAAGCTTAAGGATAACGACAGCCAAAAAGGGCAACAGGAGATACAGCTGATTGCAATCGATGAACAAAAACAAAAACTACAAGTTTGGCAGCAGCTACATACGTTAATTGGTTCTGCTGATGGCAAAAAATATCGTACCTTTGCGCAAGGTTTAACGTTTGAAGTGATGATTAGCCATGCCAATACGCAACTGCAAAAAATGAGTGACCGCTATTTGCTCATTCATGATGACAGTAATCCGCTGGAGCTTAATGTGATTGATAACTATCAAGGCGGTGATATTCGCAGTACCAAAAATCTATCGGGCGGCGAAGGATTTATTATCAGCTTGGCGCTCGCCCTTGGACTATCGCAGATGGCGAGTCACAACATTCGCGTGGATTCACTGTTTTTGGATGAAGGGTTTGGTACGCTTGATGAAGAGTCGCTTGATATTGCGCTCGATACTTTAACGAGCTTACAACAAGAAGGTAAGCTTATTGGTATTATCTCTCACGTACAGGCGTTAAAAGATCGCATCTTGACTCAAATCAAGGTTGAAAAAATCTCGGGTGGTTTTAGCCAAATCAGTGGTCAAGGCTGTCGCCGAGTGGTCAATATTACTAATGAAAAAGCCTCGTAA
- a CDS encoding NAD-glutamate dehydrogenase: MPNSLSIAKERISQISDIATSYVQKDKSLFDHFIHSYYQPLHAEAAETISNADLAGMALHHFTLLQAYDGSKPQLKVLNPKAEEQHFHSSHTVIQIVAYDRPFLVDTILMSLESEGIDVHRTYNIIVSVARDDNGHITHVEGAHESATSHLSLIHCEIAYQDDEDLAALQQMLLAKIDTLDTVVGDWKQMRAQLTDIKAELSNKPLPEVFYSQQEIQAFLDWILDDHFIFLGYREYRLEGGQAVEVNAEPADLDLFAIGNSGLGLLRGAEEDKLSESFSQLPKVLKQLLTEPRVLMLSKSSRVSPVHRPVYMDFLGIHKFDDNGKLVGEYRFIGLLTSQAYQLTVQQIPLLRDKANKIMAMAELPRDGHAHHKMMHVINTLPRDDLFQASVEELYPIVSGISQLQDKKSLRLFSRVDHYQRFVSCLVYIPRDKFNTELRIKVQNVLKEAYGGTSSGFTTEFNESAHARVHVHVRTVPGQVKDVDTAALEAKLSALMQSWSDSYQKMLLDNVGEQQANALNRRFLNYIPAAYQERFDARTAVEDTKRLAVLTAEQPMIWHLYQSTGDASNQLHLKLYGREQPVILSKVLPILENFGVSVISAQTYEFDLPEQPIWMQEYELTLEHVDTVNMQVVRGQFEDSLKQIWAGHVESDSFNELVLTTNLDTYDVVVLRALSRYMMQAKAPFSSTYIQQTVVKNSDISVALGSLFDARMNPKYSEDERTEKTAQIQQQITAALAGVDSLDEDRILRWYLDLINAMVRTNFYQTDSDGQRKDRLSFKFLAADIPNLPKPKPMFEIFVYSPRVEAVHLRGGKVARGGLRWSDRMEDFRTEVLGLVKAQMVKNAVIVPVGSKGGFIVKTKTMADGRDVFQAEGIACYQAFLRGMLDVTDNIVDGKIVPPANTVRHDEDDPYLVVAADKGTASFSDIANALSAEYDFWLDDAFASGGSVGYDHKAMGITARGGWESVKRHFRMRGMDIQNRDNFTVVGIGDMSGDVFGNGMLLSTHTQLVAAFNHLHIFIDPNPDAAASHAERARLFDMPRSTWDDYEKSLISQGGGVFSRQDKSITLSAEMKQRFDIAEDSMAPNELISALLKSPVDLIWNGGIGTYVKSVNESHADVGDRANDAVRVNGNELRTAIVGEGGNLGFTQQGRIEYAQTGGRIYTDAIDNSGGVNCSDHEVNIKILLGKVVEQGDMTLKQRNELLESMTDSVAELVLRQNYLQPQAIELSHIRAAANLSDHQRFIQMLEGEGRLDRAIEYLPSDEEIAKRQKADTGLTNPELAVVMAYGKMWVYDNLLSSDLPDDAYFINELRKYFPDELATRFFDEMTEHRLHREIISTYLTNSVVNRLGIEALFRLYEETDQSLATIVRGYAISRDVFNVSKAWNTLEALDNQVDATLLLTLELRLRDALEQGVVWFINAFGQELQVADMISRFSDSVEKLTKSGGFIEQQFAEYLQEDTTSLMQDDLSNNDAALFAMLPYHVDALDAALLAEQYERPVDEIATLYFDAYHVLQLDWMMDNIATLPQQDYWDRRARHALMNELSRSLRLLMDAILSKPDAKQAFGEWRSRHLDHLESVTTEMSKLDNLHRNDENGQIGLSTLSVLMSELSGLVTK, encoded by the coding sequence ATGCCAAACTCCCTCAGTATCGCAAAAGAGCGCATCAGCCAGATAAGCGATATTGCTACCAGTTATGTACAAAAAGACAAATCATTATTTGATCATTTTATTCATAGCTACTATCAGCCATTGCACGCAGAGGCAGCTGAGACTATCAGTAATGCTGACCTAGCGGGCATGGCATTACATCATTTTACGTTGCTCCAAGCCTATGATGGCAGCAAGCCACAACTGAAGGTGCTGAACCCAAAAGCAGAAGAGCAGCATTTTCATAGCTCACATACGGTTATTCAAATTGTTGCCTATGACAGACCGTTTTTAGTCGATACGATTTTGATGAGTCTTGAGTCTGAAGGTATCGATGTTCATCGTACTTATAACATCATTGTCAGTGTTGCACGTGATGATAATGGTCATATTACTCATGTCGAAGGCGCACATGAAAGCGCGACCTCTCATTTGTCTTTGATTCATTGTGAAATTGCCTATCAAGATGATGAGGATCTGGCTGCATTACAGCAAATGTTATTGGCAAAAATTGATACGCTAGATACAGTCGTTGGCGATTGGAAGCAGATGCGTGCGCAGTTGACGGATATCAAAGCTGAGCTATCAAACAAACCACTGCCAGAAGTTTTTTACTCGCAGCAAGAGATACAAGCATTTTTAGATTGGATATTAGACGATCATTTTATATTCTTGGGTTATCGTGAATACCGTTTGGAGGGCGGGCAGGCTGTCGAAGTGAATGCTGAACCTGCTGATTTAGATTTATTCGCCATTGGTAATAGCGGTCTTGGTCTATTACGCGGTGCTGAAGAAGATAAACTGTCAGAAAGTTTTAGCCAATTGCCAAAAGTATTAAAGCAACTATTGACTGAACCGCGAGTATTGATGTTGTCCAAATCAAGCCGTGTATCGCCTGTGCATCGTCCCGTATATATGGATTTTTTGGGTATTCATAAGTTTGATGACAACGGTAAGCTGGTTGGTGAATATCGATTTATTGGTCTATTGACCTCACAAGCGTATCAACTAACGGTACAGCAAATTCCGCTATTACGTGACAAAGCCAATAAGATTATGGCGATGGCAGAACTGCCGCGTGACGGTCATGCGCACCATAAAATGATGCATGTGATTAACACCTTACCGCGTGACGACCTCTTTCAAGCCAGCGTCGAAGAGCTATATCCTATCGTTTCTGGTATCAGCCAGTTGCAAGATAAAAAGAGCCTGCGCCTATTCAGCCGTGTGGATCATTATCAGCGTTTTGTATCATGTTTGGTCTATATCCCGCGCGACAAGTTCAACACCGAGCTACGTATCAAAGTACAGAACGTCCTAAAAGAAGCCTACGGTGGCACATCATCAGGGTTTACCACCGAATTCAATGAATCAGCTCACGCACGTGTGCATGTCCATGTGCGTACGGTGCCAGGTCAAGTAAAAGACGTCGATACTGCTGCACTTGAAGCAAAACTATCTGCTTTAATGCAATCATGGAGCGACAGCTATCAAAAGATGCTATTGGATAATGTGGGTGAGCAACAAGCCAATGCTTTAAACCGTCGCTTTTTAAATTATATCCCTGCGGCTTATCAAGAGCGTTTTGATGCCCGTACTGCGGTTGAAGACACTAAGCGTTTGGCTGTATTGACAGCAGAACAGCCGATGATTTGGCATTTATACCAGTCAACTGGCGATGCAAGCAATCAATTACACCTAAAACTGTATGGTCGTGAACAGCCTGTCATTTTGTCTAAAGTCCTGCCAATCCTTGAAAACTTTGGTGTGTCTGTCATTTCAGCACAAACCTATGAGTTTGATTTGCCAGAGCAGCCCATTTGGATGCAAGAGTATGAGCTAACACTGGAGCATGTCGATACTGTCAACATGCAAGTAGTGCGTGGTCAGTTTGAAGACAGTCTCAAACAGATTTGGGCGGGACATGTCGAGAGTGACTCCTTTAACGAATTGGTATTGACTACCAACTTAGATACTTATGATGTGGTGGTACTACGAGCATTGTCACGCTATATGATGCAAGCAAAAGCACCATTCTCTAGTACTTATATTCAACAAACGGTAGTAAAAAATAGCGACATTAGCGTGGCGCTCGGTAGTCTGTTTGATGCTCGTATGAACCCTAAGTACAGTGAAGATGAGCGCACAGAAAAAACCGCGCAGATTCAACAGCAAATCACGGCTGCATTGGCAGGTGTGGATAGCTTGGATGAAGACCGTATCTTGCGTTGGTATTTAGATTTAATTAACGCCATGGTACGCACCAACTTCTATCAAACCGATAGCGATGGTCAGCGTAAAGATCGTTTATCGTTTAAGTTTTTGGCAGCAGATATTCCTAATCTACCAAAACCAAAGCCGATGTTTGAGATATTCGTGTATTCGCCGCGTGTTGAAGCCGTGCATTTGCGCGGTGGTAAAGTGGCTCGTGGCGGTCTGCGTTGGTCAGATCGTATGGAAGATTTCCGTACCGAAGTGCTTGGTTTGGTCAAAGCACAGATGGTCAAAAACGCCGTAATCGTTCCTGTTGGTTCAAAAGGCGGTTTTATCGTCAAAACCAAAACCATGGCAGATGGTCGCGACGTATTCCAAGCCGAAGGCATTGCTTGTTATCAAGCATTCCTACGCGGCATGCTGGATGTGACGGATAATATCGTTGATGGAAAAATTGTCCCGCCAGCCAACACCGTGCGTCATGATGAAGATGATCCGTACTTAGTGGTGGCGGCTGATAAAGGAACGGCTAGCTTCTCTGATATTGCGAATGCCTTGTCTGCTGAATACGACTTCTGGCTCGACGATGCCTTTGCTTCAGGAGGCTCGGTTGGTTACGATCACAAAGCCATGGGTATCACTGCACGCGGTGGCTGGGAGTCGGTCAAACGCCACTTCCGTATGCGCGGCATGGACATTCAGAACCGTGATAACTTTACCGTGGTTGGTATTGGTGATATGAGTGGTGACGTATTCGGCAATGGCATGCTGCTCTCAACCCATACCCAGCTGGTTGCCGCATTTAACCATCTACATATCTTTATTGATCCTAATCCAGATGCTGCTGCTTCACACGCAGAACGTGCCCGCTTATTTGATATGCCGCGTTCGACGTGGGATGACTATGAAAAGTCACTTATTAGCCAAGGAGGTGGCGTTTTCTCCCGCCAAGATAAGAGCATCACGCTCAGTGCTGAGATGAAACAGCGTTTTGATATCGCTGAAGACAGCATGGCACCCAATGAGTTAATCAGTGCGTTGTTAAAATCGCCTGTTGATCTTATTTGGAATGGCGGTATTGGTACTTATGTGAAAAGCGTGAATGAGAGCCATGCTGATGTCGGCGACCGTGCCAATGACGCAGTACGGGTCAACGGCAATGAGCTACGTACGGCTATCGTTGGTGAAGGTGGTAACTTAGGCTTTACCCAGCAAGGGCGTATCGAATATGCACAAACAGGCGGGCGCATTTATACCGACGCTATCGATAACTCAGGCGGCGTAAACTGCTCAGATCATGAAGTAAATATCAAAATCTTACTTGGTAAAGTGGTCGAGCAAGGCGACATGACCTTAAAGCAGCGTAATGAGTTGCTTGAGAGCATGACTGATAGCGTGGCAGAGCTGGTATTGCGTCAAAACTACCTTCAACCACAAGCGATCGAGCTTAGCCACATTCGTGCCGCGGCTAACTTAAGTGATCATCAGCGTTTTATTCAGATGTTAGAAGGCGAAGGGCGTCTTGATCGGGCGATTGAATATCTGCCATCAGATGAAGAAATTGCCAAACGTCAAAAAGCAGATACTGGCTTGACCAACCCTGAGCTGGCAGTTGTCATGGCTTATGGCAAAATGTGGGTGTATGACAACTTATTATCATCAGACTTGCCAGATGATGCGTACTTTATCAATGAGCTACGCAAGTATTTCCCTGATGAGCTGGCGACGCGTTTCTTTGATGAGATGACTGAACACCGCTTACATCGTGAGATTATCAGCACCTATTTGACCAATAGTGTGGTCAATCGTTTGGGCATTGAAGCACTGTTCCGTCTTTATGAGGAAACAGATCAATCGCTGGCGACTATCGTGCGTGGTTATGCGATTAGCCGTGATGTGTTCAATGTATCAAAAGCTTGGAACACGCTTGAAGCACTGGACAATCAAGTCGATGCTACATTACTACTAACTCTTGAGCTGCGTTTGCGTGATGCGCTTGAGCAAGGTGTTGTTTGGTTTATCAATGCTTTTGGTCAAGAATTGCAAGTCGCTGACATGATCAGTCGCTTTAGTGATAGTGTTGAGAAATTAACCAAATCAGGCGGCTTTATTGAGCAACAATTTGCAGAATACTTGCAAGAAGATACGACTAGCCTGATGCAGGATGATCTGTCTAATAATGATGCCGCATTGTTTGCGATGCTGCCTTATCATGTTGATGCACTTGATGCCGCACTGCTCGCTGAGCAATATGAGCGTCCTGTTGATGAGATTGCAACATTGTACTTTGATGCCTATCACGTCTTGCAGTTAGATTGGATGATGGACAACATCGCCACGTTACCACAGCAAGACTACTGGGATCGCCGCGCACGCCATGCGTTGATGAATGAGCTGTCACGTAGTCTACGTCTACTGATGGATGCTATATTATCTAAACCTGATGCGAAGCAAGCGTTTGGTGAATGGCGTTCACGCCACTTAGATCATCTGGAGTCTGTCACCACAGAGATGAGCAAGTTAGATAATCTGCATCGTAATGATGAAAATGGTCAAATTGGTCTTTCAACGTTGTCAGTATTGATGAGTGAGCTAAGCGGTTTGGTAACCAAGTAA
- the purD gene encoding phosphoribosylamine--glycine ligase, with translation MNILVIGSGGREHALAWQCAKDDKVNNVYVAPGNAGTALEPKCQNIVLVSTDENASEHSAIIDFCQNNAIDMVIVGPEAPLVTGIVDACRDAGIQAWGPTAYCAQLEGSKTFAKEFMEQTNIPTAAYKGFTEAVAAKAYIDEKGAPIVIKADGLAAGKGVIVAETIEQAYEAIDDMLADNKFGDAGSRVVIEQFLQGEEASFICMIDGKNILPMATSQDHKRAFEGDTGPNTGGMGAYSPAPVVTQDVHEKVMTQVIQPVVDAMNNAGHPYTGFLYAGLMIDEAGDPYVIEFNCRFGDPETQPILMRLQSSMVDLVAQGLAGQLPSDAQWDSRPALGIVIASKGYPETSSKGDVIAGLPELDDNNDNAVKVFHAGTAFSDSDAIDREKEVVTNGGRVLCVTALADSISDAQQAALAVTGAISFDGAQYRRDIGHHAIARENS, from the coding sequence ATGAATATTTTGGTGATTGGTTCAGGTGGTCGCGAACACGCGCTAGCATGGCAATGTGCAAAAGACGATAAGGTCAATAATGTCTACGTCGCGCCTGGTAATGCTGGTACAGCGCTTGAACCTAAATGCCAAAACATTGTCCTAGTATCGACAGACGAGAACGCTAGTGAGCATAGTGCAATCATCGATTTTTGCCAAAACAATGCCATTGATATGGTCATTGTTGGACCAGAAGCGCCTTTGGTCACTGGTATCGTTGATGCTTGCCGCGATGCTGGGATTCAAGCGTGGGGACCAACAGCATACTGTGCGCAGTTAGAAGGCTCCAAAACCTTCGCTAAAGAATTCATGGAGCAAACCAATATCCCTACCGCAGCCTATAAAGGCTTCACCGAAGCGGTGGCAGCCAAAGCTTATATCGATGAAAAAGGTGCACCCATCGTTATCAAAGCTGATGGCCTTGCCGCTGGTAAAGGGGTCATCGTTGCAGAAACTATCGAACAGGCATATGAGGCCATCGATGACATGCTTGCGGACAATAAGTTTGGTGATGCAGGCAGCCGAGTGGTGATTGAGCAGTTTTTGCAAGGTGAAGAAGCCAGCTTTATCTGCATGATTGATGGTAAAAATATCTTGCCAATGGCAACGAGCCAAGACCATAAACGGGCTTTTGAAGGCGATACAGGTCCGAACACAGGCGGTATGGGAGCATACTCTCCTGCGCCAGTGGTCACTCAAGATGTCCATGAAAAAGTCATGACTCAAGTCATTCAGCCAGTGGTTGATGCAATGAATAATGCTGGTCACCCTTATACAGGATTTTTATATGCAGGTCTTATGATTGATGAGGCAGGTGATCCTTATGTGATCGAATTTAACTGCCGTTTTGGTGATCCAGAAACTCAGCCTATCTTAATGCGTTTACAATCATCAATGGTAGATTTGGTGGCACAAGGTCTAGCAGGACAGTTACCTAGTGATGCTCAATGGGACAGCCGCCCTGCCCTCGGTATCGTCATTGCTTCAAAAGGCTATCCTGAAACATCATCAAAAGGTGATGTAATTGCTGGCTTGCCAGAACTAGATGACAATAATGACAACGCTGTCAAAGTCTTCCATGCTGGCACAGCGTTTTCTGACAGTGATGCCATAGACCGTGAAAAAGAAGTGGTGACGAATGGCGGACGTGTATTATGCGTGACTGCTCTTGCAGATAGTATTTCAGATGCTCAGCAAGCCGCACTTGCGGTAACAGGTGCGATTAGTTTTGATGGTGCACAGTATCGCCGTGATATTGGTCATCATGCCATTGCTCGTGAAAACAGTTAA